The Pyrus communis chromosome 5, drPyrComm1.1, whole genome shotgun sequence region TGCAACATCGTAATTAAACGGGACATCAAAGTGATTAAGTGTAACACAATGTCAACAAGTGACATGGTGAAGAACAAACAATCTCCAAAAGCTAATGTAACTCTGATGAGTTTATAAGCCCCTTTCTCTTGATCACTCCAATAGAAGAAGCACTTCATTATATACACACATTTTCTGGTTTCAAGACCAGAAGTCCCACCACTGATAATCACCAGTTGATTCATCAAAAAGACCATTAGAATTCAATTTCCCCCAATCCTCAGCTGATGTTAAGGAACCATCTACATACTCCACTAAGTTAACAAGGTTCGATTCATCTTCCAGTCCAAAGTACTCTGGTTTTATGCTGCTATCATCATCTGACAGCACCCCAAGTTCTCCTTGCTCTGATTTTTCCACTGAAAAATCAAGCTTCACCTGATCAGATTCAGAAATGATGGCATCTCCATTATCTGACTCACCATCAATGCCATTGTTCATAGCTACATCTTCCCCACGATTCTCCCTTTGCATCATCAGATTATTCAGCTTCTGAACCTGTCACAAATAAGACATAATCTATCAGTTATTGATTATCTTAACATGTTAAAATTAGTGAAAAATGTCTTGTTCCGGACTTGTGAGGGTTCATTACTTCTTATATATGACATGTGCTTacacttttccttttttatgGTTTTAATGAGTTACTTTTACATGCGCTAGTCTGAACTtatggttaacaaagaatgaCTTCTTACAGGTAAGGACAAGCAGTGTTCTTCAATTAGGCATATTTAAAGAACCAGAATGAATGAATAATTACCTGAACAACCAAGGCCTGCTTTTCTTtcttcatggcttcaaactttgaTGCCAAGTTGTTGTAATTGGCTCTCAATATGCTGTATTCTCTCTCAAGCTGCTTGGACTTCCATCTGGCTCTCTTGTTCTGAAACCAAATAGAAACCTGCCTCGGTTGCAACCCTAGCTCTTTGGCCAACTGCATCTTCTTCCTCGGCTCAAGCCTCGACTCAGACTCAAAGATGGACTCCAGTGACCTAATCTGCTCATCACTAAAcctcttcttgttcttgttgttcTTCCTCCTTGTAGTAGCAGCTCTCGGTGAGCTCATACAGCTGAAAGTCTCATGATCTTCTGCCGAGGGACTCGAATATTCGATCGGATCGAGCATCTTGTTAGGATCTTCGTAGCTTAACTAGAAAATCCTAATAGGGTTTTGTGGGTGGTTGTAGAAAGAATGTTTTGGGAGTGTGCGTGTGTGCTTTTTCTGATAAATGCATGATATGGAATTCGGTGGTTTTTAAGGCCTTAAGCAATGTGCGTCTGATGTCATGGTTTTTTGGTCTGACTGGGTTTTGTGACTTCGTGACTTGGGATTCTCCTTTATATCCACAATCCATGGGCTCTGAATTAATCAACATGATTTACGTGTTATAAACATCATGATGAtttttttccattctcttttctAAATTGTGAgaagttttatgtattttcagggcAATTGTTACCTAGTATCACATTTTACGTGTTATAAACATTAATGATAATATTGTTGACAtgttttgattttaaattttttaaaaaaatacagaTGACGGTATTCTAAATATACCAAAACATCTCTCCTATAAATTATTCATAGGCCATACCATAtaataaatatgatttttcatttcattaaCTTAGAGCTCTCTAGCTAGCATTGCAGCCGAGCTGtctttgttaattatcttgcaCTAATGCAGGCACATTTTTAGTgatttttaaattgtttaggATATGATTTTAAAATGCCTTGTCATTTTCGTAATCTGAACAATACAGAGAACTCTAGCCAAGTCTTCTCCTAGTGAGCCATATAGTGTCGGCAACGTGAATCACGTTCCAACATTGAACCTTCCGCCTTTGTTGATTTTGTGAgacctatatacatatatatatatatatatatatatatatatataatatgaatcTATGATGTCACAAATATTCTTCTAATTTATGTTTAGGTTTTGGTGTCTTTTATTCCGGATCTTTGAAATAATCGTAGTTTAAATTTACATTCAGATTCAATTTCTATATACCATATTTTCTATAACAGAAATTGTGATTGTGGTGAATCCAAGAATTTTTTAATTCGGAAGCAAAATGAACCTAAACTTTGTCATGTTTATCACGTGGACATTTTACATATTATTAACATTGAACCTAAACTTGGTGAGTAATAGGTCTCCGTCACAAACCAAGTTTCATACTTACGATTAAAAACTTCTCAAGGATAGGGCTTAGACTTAGGTAAGCCACTTCCAATTTCGACTCGAAGCCATGAAAATGGTTTTGATCAAGTCCCTATCAGAACGTGTCCAACTTTGGTTCTCCTTCCGAACGATCAATTTATAAACCCCACAccttaaattttaaatcttattcAAATCGATAAACATTAACTAATTCACCAAAGGATattattttaaaccaataaaattaGTTGCATCCTGACAAGAGTCTGTCACCTGTCACACGTCACCCATTCACTCCTTGCCACCTGCCCTCGGTCAAAACTTGGTATCCCATTTTCTTAGGGTTTCCATCGCTGGCTCGTTGATGTGGCATTTATCTGGTGGTTGTACGTTAGAAAGCTTATGGAATACAGCCGACACGTGCCCTTACGTTTGTTCTGAGTCGTGCATGTGGGGACAAGTCTTCCAGGTTGTCTGTTTGCGACGTGGTCGTTTAGGAGATGATCGTTTAGGAGAAGGATTCtctgttttattttctattttttttccttattttttaatttttttatttgaacgatCACGATTAAGacatatcaatattttatattaattttttataaaaagagaaagataaaataaaaagtgtatAAGATGAGGAGATGGAAGGaaataaaaagaagaggaaataaAATCTTAGTCCGATCGTTTAATCCTTCTTTATGGtaaatccttttccttttttctgttGCCTTCACATCTTCACAACATCATAGTAAACCCTTCAAAACCAcgattttttgtcattttttactTGGTATAAGAACCTTGGTTTGTTTTTAATCCTTTTGCAGAATTATAAAGAGTTCTAGCTCAGAAAATGATATGAAACTAATTTTCTTAACAGCTATCTGGGATGCTGTCGATGCCGGTTTAAAAAGTTCATTTCAAATCGATCGTTTCCTAATATCATATTGAAGGACTTATAGAATATTAGAATAATGGTATATTACTTTAGTAAAGTTTATTGTACTATTTCTTGTTAAATAACCCACAAAATTGTATGAGTTGGAAAAATTCTTTAAATACTATATGGGGCACAAATGTAGGGTAAGGGAATGTCCTCACGTTTCTTCTATGTTGTTGTttatcttttgattttttaatttttaatttttaaaatgtttgttgtccttttttttcccttatacTACTGTGTGTAGGCAACAGTTGGACGATGGGGATTGGGTTACTGAGGTATTTTATTTACAATATCATCATAGCTACGCACTGTTTTAAAATCTCCACTCAGCACCGCCTAGGTTGTGGGTTCTAGACGGCTGACCATCGCCCCAATTAATCTTTAGGCCAATTAATCTTTAGGTGTTTGGAAATTAAGAAATGAACCTAAACCTGCTTAGGTGTTCACCTAGCCTGCCTAGACTCGCCTAGGCACCAGCTTAAGTTGCGACTCTCACTTATACACAAAATTGATAGCTTTcactttacattttattttttcaataaaatgtaagaaacATGTGCAATACTCAAATAAACACTCACTATAtatttgttccccatgttttgaatatgttttaatactttataatttatacatagttttattttataatttatgtatcccaatgcaagtttgtatttttttttaagtttaaatagGCACTTAATTATATGATATACAataaaatttacttaaatctgcctaaCTCGTCTATGCCCCTTCCTAGGCGCTAGACCCCAGCACACCCCCGACTAGCACctaacatcttttagaacctaaTTGCTACACAAGATCTTCCTCTTTACATCGTATCAAGagaaaaaaagtatgaaaactTTAAGCGTGTGCTAAAACATAGACTCGTGACCATGAaaagttgaattaattaaattaaattaagggtTATTTTAGTTCCAGTCTTTGGTCAACCCACTATTAAACTGAAGTCatgtttgttttagtattttgatCGCAGTCCTTATTAGCATCAATGTAGAAATTAAAGAGAACGAAAAAAAGAGATGGTAAGTGACCATGAAGATAGTGTTTGAAGATGACACTAGTTTATTTGTATAGACAGGCTTATCATCGTCATTTTCATTCGTTCCATATGGGGTAAAGTTTGGACAGCAAAAAAGAATTGAATCAATCTACACTGTTTGAGTAGCAAAGCAGACCAAGACTTAATAATTAGCTgatcatgttttacgaaacgaAATTTGTTTGTCACATTTCCTTCTTGCTAGATTAGCATTATGTATATCGTTCGGATGCAAACGACCAATGAGTACTAGCAACATGGTGCAAAACGAGCGGAACAAGGTGGAGCTTGTTGGATGAAGCAGGTTTATTTTACTAGTGTATGTTGGGATATCAAAAGTTAGGAACACAGGAAGGgatcaaattgtagtaagtcaTAGTGCCTATCACGTTTAGGAATTAAGGTTATACTTATACATCATGAAGGTTGGTGGAATAGTGCATGTGAACCGTGGCGAAGCTACGTGAGGGCAAGGAGTGGCGGCCGCCCCTCCCCTTGCCAGAAGTCAAGCCCAGGAGCGGTAGTTCCACCCCTTCAGTCTCGTCGGAAGTGATGAAATTCCGTCTGGTTTTCTAGTCTTTTGGGTTTCCTTGCTCTATGGCAACACAggctctctttctttttcaaaaaaaaaaaagaaaaaaaaaacctaggcCAAAGAAAGGAGGAGCGAAGATCtgcattttgcagcttctggAGACTGGAAATGAAGTTCTGGTTTGGTTCtaacaaagaagaagagaaaagaagaagagagaaatttctctctctcccaaccCACCCTACGTGACCTTttataattacaatttgttttttattcttaAATATTGGCCAATCAATTTGCGCCACAACTAATTTATATtggaatttgttttattttttaattaatgtccAATTAATTTGACCACTCTTCCAGTATTTTTTAAGCCACTTGTTTGACattgttatttatattaaaattcaCTATAAATTTATACGAGCttcaaaaaataatttgtaaaatattacaaactcttaattatttgttttttttttctcttaccatcaaattcaacaaagtaatgaagaaaatttgtcaatatttttatatattatatgttttataatcAATGTTTTTTTTGGATATTATAAGCTATTTAATAAATAGACAATTATTTACACggtatataataaatttattcaaatttgcCTAGGTCCTTGCCTAAGTATAAAGTCATCTCCATCATCTGACTAGAGCTTAGCATCTTTTAAAACTTTGATAATTATACAGTTAAGTAATAGGACAATACAACAGGAAATGGTGCTAAATCAGCcttcaaataatattattgttcAAACCCTCCTTCGACTATTTTGAGTAGTCTAAATCCTCTTATGAATATTTCGGTTAGTGCAAATTCTCCTATGAATATTACGGGTAGTTCAAATAATCTTCTTGCAAATTCTGGACTTAGACCTCAAATGAATGTTCACATTTTTTTGGgaccctaaattttttaaatttcgccCCTCCTCCCAAGAATTCCTGGCTTCACCactgcatgtgaatgcatgtcaAACTCCTAAGAAGGGGATGACCTATTGTTTTCGTTGCCTAAATTCCAAAGTGCTACTACATTCAAGTCCCGAAAAGGACCTTTTTAATTAGTCTCTAAGTCTGATTCGTAGCCAACGTAAAGAGGATAGCGGATATCTGTACTAGGGAAAATTGATAAAAGCATATTGGATGTGACTTGAAAAATTAGTATCAAGAAGAAAAACCTGTAGTTTGTTTTGTTGTCCAAACGGCACTCGTCCTATCTTTTATTGTGGATTACTAGTAGTTTGAGTTCtctatttcttctttttgtcgTTAGAAAGATGTGCAGGATTTCGGACTGAAGGTGTATTTGGATGAGAGATTTTAAGATGTAATTAAGTTTGTTATGTATTGTGGAGAATATGAATTTCACGTCTTGAGGTGAAGCCTTGAATGACTTTTTAAATAATCATaggttttttccttttgttatcaattgattttattagGATGGATGTACTGATGGTTATGGCTTACGGTTCAAATTCAAATCTTTAAGAATCGTCTATTGTTCAGATTTGTTGGAGATAACTATGAGGAGGAAGCTCAATATTTGTTGGAGATGACTCACAACAGTTCTTTGTTGATACTTGCAAGATCATCAAAGGTGGTGTAGTCTTTTCCTCGTGATGTTTGTTACGGTGCTTCTACAACTCGCAATATTGTTATCTTTATTGTTGGATAAATATGAGTCTCCCTGGTGGTTGGAGAAATGTATTGTATCATGATGAGTTTGTAACTGTGAATttgtgtggtttttttttttgacatgtgTGACCTGTTGGTTACGTTCGACATGCATGACCTCTTGATGGTTTCTTTATAAATTCTTATTACCTTAAAAAAATGGTTAAAGAAGATTGCTCAGACTAATCCTTTCTCCTTTTTTAAAGTGTTGGCATGTCACCACTAGTACTATGGTTTATAGCTCGATATTTTGAGATCTGATTGTTAAAATATTGAACCATTGTTGTCCATCGAGTGGGTTCTAGAATATCAAGCGTAGTAGGAATAGAGGAACACTCATTCCTCTTTGATCGTTTGAATGTTTCCATAAAAGGAGAGAAGTCGAtactttaattatttatagccAACCCATGTGACTTGATTCAAAAATTCATTGCTGAAATTGAGCTACCACGAGAAATTCCATGACAGTAGTGACAAAGTTTCTTTCTTGCTAAAGCCAAACTTCAGCGAGGAAATTCATGTATACATTCACTGGCTGAGATCCGGTAATGATCGTAGCGACGAAGCGATTTCCTCGCCAAACACCTCAAGTGTCGAATACGAACTTCTACTGAGGATTCATTTCGTCGCTGAAACGTTTATTTGTTGTAGAGCCCCTTCTAAAATATCAGTTGTATAAAAAACAAATTGGCCTCTAATTCACATCCACAAGTTGAAGGTTGAAAGGCCCACTCTGAGGCTGGGCCTGAATTTGATATTGGGAAACACGAAGGCAGGCCTAACATTGTTTTAAAAACCATTTGCCACTCAAAACCCCAACTGACTGAGAAAGGCTTGTATCTGATTGAAATACATCTTTTGCAAGAATTAGAGTTTCAATTCGCCAccaaattacaattaaattatAGTAATGGAGTATGAATTTGTATTGACTCTCTATAGTCTCCATCATGGTCCACACAGAGAGCTTTAGCTATCCTTTaaaagttccaaaaaaaaaataaatatatatatatgaaaaaggaGAGAGTGAATACACTCAAGAACTGACATTCAAAGGAATTCAAAAGCTGAAGAGCATGCAGTAGCATATATATTACAACTGCAATAACCTCCAGGAAAGGCTTGTGTAATTCCCTATGAAAGTTTACATTATCTGTAGTCCCTTTAGAGATAGATTAATCAATAATATATGAATGATTAGTACAAAGTACGTGTGTGCATATGTTTTCCCAGCCTTTTATTTTATCGATCCAGACACCAAATTGACTTAATTGTCAAAAAGCTTTCTCAACCTTTTCCTCCTTttcaaccaccaccacctttgGTCCTTTTCTCTTTCACACAGTCATACACTGGGTCACACAGTCTCACAGTCAGTGTATGTCACACCCAAAAATACCGACACCACGTGACAAGCACGTGGATTATGCAGTGCAGTGAAGACAGTAAAACCCTAGGTCCAGGTCGTTTTTGTTATATCACCTGTCCTTTGTTATAAACATTTCAAATGCATTTGTAGTTTCTCTCACTTCACAAGACGTCTGTTCTTTACACAGCGTCTCCATGATATTAATAAAGTATTGATAATGTTGGTAGATAGTATTTTAATAGCAAAGCATATATTTTGGCGCATTATCCATACAAAATATGTCTGCACAAGAGACCGTTTCTATACATATATAAGAATCATACTGTTAATGTATAAGCAAATTTATTATATGTATAGTACTGTGttgtttgaagtttgaaatgTGTGGATGGACAAGCTGGCTTTGAGAGGAAGCACAGGAGTAGCTAGGGGGAAGGATTTGACATTTACGTGTTGTTTCTTTCCTGCTGGGCCTTTCTGTgtttctctttcatttttctctcaCGGTCAGTCAGTCACACAGCTTCTTAATTTACACAACTTTCAAGACCTGTAATAGCTTCGAAATCTGGAGCCAGTATCGTCCTCTCCGTTTGTCAATCTGATATATACATGTACAGCAAATACACATTCAACcttgaaagaaagaagaaagaagaaagaaagacagaaagagagaagaaaaagaccCAAATAAGAATAAGAGCTAGAAATTTAAAGGTAGGTCTGAGTCTCACTAGGGTTATTCTTAATCTGGTGGTGAAGTTGGGTTCACTAGGCATGGCAGCACATCTTCCGGACACCCCCTTTTAGATAAAACAAGGAGATCATCATGATTCCAAATTCTCGATTTTACTAATCAACAAATATATTATTCTAATTACAATGTACATGATCTCATTCAACTTTTTAATGGTAATTATTCCTCACCATGCCAAGACAATACAAATATTATTACCAAAAGCTGAAAATAATGTCTCCCTAATTAAGGACCTTTGTCCTATGTGTtgaactttttttatttgtattttcaattttgcatgaaaaatattaattaacagaAATTTTAGAATGGATCGGCTCGTAGAATGAACCAGGTGAATAAACATCTGGATATGCAGCTAAAAGCTTCATGATTAAGAATCCAACCATGCAGCTCTCTGGTAATAAACATCTGGATATACAGCTCTAGTCTATATTGGACTAACTCCAATATTTAGGCCACTATTGTGTGAATTTCGTGCTTGACATTATCACTTGAATCTTACAAGAGCTAGGTAAGGGCACAGCCGCATATAGACCTAGGTATATCTATATGTCAAATTGGTAGGTAGGGTTTCCATTTGACTTGTATTAAAACAAACACCTTATATTATATGCAATTATTTTTTCTAGCTAGGGTtataattcaaataaattatcCAACCATGATACTGAAAGGCATGTGTGTTTAAATCAAAACTTTTACTCCAACATACAATGCTTCAATTAAGAATTAGTAAACATGAACATTACTAAGGACTCGTTTATAAGTGTTTTATAGCTGAAAAAGCTTTTAATGAGAGTATTTTTCACattaattcttagtaaaaatacaaatgaattctaaagaaaaaaaatgacttgaagtgctttatgcaaaaaacacataactattatttctttcaaaagcacttgagTGCTTTTCGAACCCAAGAACAATTTCACCAAagcattttcagtcattttaaaggacttccaaacgagccctaatACAATTATTTACAGCACTTTTAACACTGCAATGCATTTGTTTTAAGTGGTTTTTTTTTACAAGTCCAACTTCTGCAGCCcctaatttatgttttttttttttttttttaaatttgccaCAGTTGTAATATAAAACATGCCACAGTGTATGGTCTATTGCCTGTATAGGCTCAGTACTTTTGCAGCTTGtgatgtaagaaaaaaaaaaactagggttCATAAATTAACCTATCTACCCATTATTCCCATCTCACCAACGTGCAAATATCCTATATGctttcatacacccaaatttacgacaattaattaattaattaatcattccCAAGCCATGTCAATTCCCCttgaatgtttgaattgaatAGATGAATGCGACATGGAgtaaaagaaaaaggtaaaagATGTAACCTAGGTGGTGGGGTGAAAAATAAAACGGCGTCGTCGAACGTAAGGCAAACATATATTCACACGCACAAAAGGGAGGAACCCAGAAAAGTCGCCGAGGAATTGGGGGTCGGCGAAaggtaaaaactaaaaaggttAAAAGGCAAAGTGAAAAATGAGGGAATGGACTCCCTCTGCCCCATCTGTCGGTCATCACCTCGAATTCATCGTCCTGCACCTCAGCTCTAAAGTGACACGCCAGCCGAGGGTcccattttttattgtttattttatgaattaaaaattaatcttgttctaaactaattaattaattttgtgatttCGCATAAAAGTGACAAAAGTATTAAATGGGGTTTCCATCATCGGGCAGCTCAATCACTCAACCACTCCTCTGACTCGCTTCATAGCTCCActgtttgttttgattctttttttttatttattcatatttgttggagaaatattttataataatattaaagagattaaatttataaattaaataacataaagAATAATAAtcaattattacttaaatattaataatgttcttattttttattacatatacattatttaatttacaaatttaatttatatatttagtaTTACTCAAATTTTTATATGTACCCAACTTGTCATTGTTATGTGATTGTTTTTCCACTTTTTGATCATTGTACAATGATAGTATCCTACGGTCAAAAATGGTGCATCGATCACTAGGCTTACACAGAGTAGACTCGTAGACTCACTATTCACTACCCTTAATATCATGTTTGATGACGCAATCGAACCCTCCTGCCCTAAATCAAATggtgagtgttttttttttcctcacttTTTGTGGTACTAATTCTCATGCTCCATGCTGTACGAGGAGGCTCATCTGCCAAATCCGACGGTGGatatcatatcatatcactttcatccatcaaatccaacctaATAAATTGACCAAAATAAAAACCTataaacatgtttttttttctttaattcatttgtgACTATGCAATTTATATTACAATTTATtagtatattatatttttactatgtaaataagaaattttagGCCTCATCAATTGACAGATTTATCACAGGATCAACTTCGTTACTTGACTCCGGACGAAAAAGGT contains the following coding sequences:
- the LOC137734097 gene encoding homeobox-leucine zipper protein ATHB-12-like, whose translation is MLDPIEYSSPSAEDHETFSCMSSPRAATTRRKNNKNKKRFSDEQIRSLESIFESESRLEPRKKMQLAKELGLQPRQVSIWFQNKRARWKSKQLEREYSILRANYNNLASKFEAMKKEKQALVVQVQKLNNLMMQRENRGEDVAMNNGIDGESDNGDAIISESDQVKLDFSVEKSEQGELGVLSDDDSSIKPEYFGLEDESNLVNLVEYVDGSLTSAEDWGKLNSNGLFDESTGDYQWWDFWS